GGCAGGCCCGTGATCGAGGGAGTAGAGTCCGGAATAGCAGCCAGAACATCCAGATGGAATCTGGTGGACTCGGCATAATCAATACGCCAGCATCTTCTCCCGTCAGGCCTGCAGACCATATCTTTATACATGCCCGAAAGCAGTCTGTCCCCGATCAGGTTCTTTAATCTCTTCTGGGTAAAAATCTGATGGGTTCCCCTTTTCAGTTCGCAGACCAGATCAATGTCAAGCTCATCCACATCCGAATCAGGTTTTGTCACTGTTCCCAACCCGAAGGATCCCTGCGGGTACATGTGCAGGTCATACTGTGCAATGGTCTCATCCCCTTTTAAGTAATTTGCCACTGCCTCATATTTTGCCACAGCTTCCTTGTGCTGGGTCGGGGTAATATCTAAAACCTGTCCCATTTTCTCTAAAATGGAAGCTAGGTACTCTTTTCTGATCTCATTCATCTTCTTACGCTCTTTTGATTTCTATTGTTTTTAAAAATTTGTCCCTTCCATCGTATAACACCAGAGGCAGGTCCACTTTAGGCATCCACGATCTCCCGAATTCAACCGCCGCCGAAACAGGCATTGCCGGAAAAACATGAAGCTCGCCGTGATGTCCGTGCTCCTGCTTTATCCGGTTCAAGGCATGCCGTGCCGCTATTCTTAACTTAGGCAGAATATCGGCGCTTTTTAAGAAATCAAGTCTGGGATCATCGATGGTAAGCTTCCAGATCGAAACATCCTGCTCAGGAAAAACATCCAGAATTCTCTCATCACTGATATCGGCGCTGAATGAAATATTTAATACCGCAGTTCCGCTTTTGGACGATGGCTCCTTCAGGGTGAAATCGCCGAAATCTGACGTATCATTCCACTGCCAGCCCTGCGGTTCCCTGTGGTACTGATAGGTGTCCACTTTGTACTTATCGCCGAGCAAAACCCCAAGTTTTACCAGCAGCGGCATCGGAGCAAAAGGAAATACCGAAAAATGCTCAGCCGAAGAATTAAGGTACGGCTGGATTTTCTTCTCAAAATAAGTTTCCAACGACCTGCTCTCATACTCCCAGTACAGCCCTTCGCTGTCTTCCACCACCGTATTATCCGGTCCCAGATGTACAGTTTCCTTATGAGGAAAACAGTTTTTCTGCACAATCATCCGGCGCATGGCACCGGCATCCATCGGAGGATTGAATTTTCCGATTTTAGCATTGTACAGAATCAGACGTGTCCTGAAAGTGCCGTCAATACCGGTCAGATACTCGATTCTCTGCTCATGTTCCTGCTTCATTTCCAGAAGAAGCCCAGCAGGGTGCTCATCCTTCTCCTCCCTGTCGATTTTTCTGTGGCAGGCGTCGCACATCAGCATTAAATTGGAAAAATCAGTCTCCAGCTCCGGAGACTTCATCGCATCATATCTGGCCGAACCCGGGGCGTAACCGTAAATATGGGCTATATAGGATTTATTTAGATCCTTAAAGGTCAGGCTGTCTTCAAATAAAATCTCGTTGCAGCCGCGGTACTGGCACCTCCCTCCCGACTTAAGCCAGAGCTTCAGCTTGACTTTCGGGTCAATCGGAGGTCTTTTTACTTTCTTGGTTTTGGTTTGGTTCTCCTTCATTCTAATACTAATTTTTTAATTGTTCTCATACACATCTGTATTTTTAAAAGTTCAAATTCGACCGGCATTGAACAGCTCCGAAAAAGAAATTTGTCAAAAAGTTTGCAGGAGAAAAACAAATTACTATTTTTGCACCCGTATTAAGTGAATCTTCTTTTTAATAATTCACATAACAAGCCTCAGATTTGGGAAGTCTTTGTGGCAGTTTTCTTCATAACAGCATATGACATCCAACTGTCATGCCAATGCTGAAAATTCAAGTAATTTTTTACTATTATTTTATTAAAAAAGTGTTAACAAATTAGGAATCAGAATTTTAATTCTTTATATTAAGAAACTGACAATAATGACATTAATATTTTTTTAACATTAATTAAGTGTCATTCTGGCATAATTATTCTTTTTCAACTCTAATGTTAAAATTTAACGCTGCCTTTTAATGAAACCAGTGCAGATTGGCACTCCAAACGTTGCATTTCCACCCTCCGGCTTGAATGTCTTTCGTCGCTCATGATTTTGAAATTTAATGATACGCATAAAAAAAACCATCAGGATTCTGATAGGTTTTCTACATCAAAACTGCTGAAATATGCCAGGGCAGACAGTCGCAGATTTTCTTTTTCCCGAACTTTTAGACGGCTTCAGCGAAGAGGTGTTTCCTGGCGTGCTTTTGTTGTCATGCTGACGTCTGTTAGGCTTGCCCGTGGAATCTGCAATTCTTTTCGGTCCAGATTTAAGTGCCATGCTTTTAAAGTTTAATTGGTTGTACAACACAAAAACAAACAATTTTAATATAAGAAAATACACATAAGAAAACCCTGCTTACAGATCATTTTTTGATCTAAATACAAATGCCAGGTTATTCTCGTGTCTGAAAAGAACCGCAGAGATGGCTCAAAATTCATATCTTTACTTGTTTTCAAGCAGCATTAACGGCAGACTTATAAAATACTGAGCTAAATGAAAGACCAAAAGGAACTTGACTGGAGAAAATACGAATCGGTCACAAAATATATTTATGAAACTCTAGGACAGGAATATCAAATACACATTGAGGGATATGGAAAAGACTGCAAAATAACCGGAAAGTCCGGAGTGAAGCATCAGATTGACGTATTGACATCTGAAACAGATGACACCGGAACTTATTGGACAGCAATAGAATGCAAATACTGGGATAAAAAAGTTACCAAAGACACCGTAATGAAGCTCTTGGCCATCATTAATGATACTGAAATAAAACGAGGAATTATAGTATCAAAAAGCGGCTATACCCCCGATGCGCAGCAATTCGCCAAATACAATAACATCTTAATTGTCCAGCTTAGAGAAGCCGGTGCAAAGGAAAAAAAACGACAGGAGACAGTACACTTTTTTGATCTGGGGATCAACATAAAAATAAACATAAGACGCCCCGTAGTCACAAACATTGCCGCACTGGGACTTGATGGTAAAGTAATTGAGCTCAGCGAAAGCCAGCAGTATATTATCTTTATTAAAAAGGCACAAGGGACCAAAAGCAACCTATTTGATGAAATAATGGCATTCAAAGAATTCCTCAACAATCAGAAACCGTTTGAAACAGCAACTCGACTGCATGAGTACAAGACTGCAGATTTGCATCTTCAGGACGGCATCCACAAAATAAAAAGTATTGCCTTTACCGGTTTATTAACAGTTCAGGACCAAAATCAGAACAGGATTTTCTCGATTGTTGACAAGGTGTGGCTGATAATGGAAAAAATTTTCGAGAAGCAGACATTTATCATTTCTGAAACTGGAATGATTGCCCAAAATATACGATAAACAAAATCAGAAGTATTAAACTAAGAAATTTAATGAGATAGCTTTAACATTTAAACTTCAAACTAAAGTCTTTTCGGTTTTAGGTGCACATCTAACAGAATGAATACTTTTTTACCAGAGAAATTCATGGTATTTGTAGATATTTGACCAATATAAATTTTGTGACTGAATCATGGCAAATTGCATTCTGAAAAATAAACAATTCAGTAAATTCAAATCTTAAACTATTTTAGGTTCATATATATTAGACAAAGGCAAAAAATTACAAAAGCCACTAATTCAAGTTTTATGGCAAAATCGTGGCACTTGCAGTTTTAGGAAACGATAAGCATAGTAAAATTAAGGCCTAAGGAGCTTAGGTTCGAAACTGTATACAAATATTTACAAGGCAATGGCTAAGCTGGAAAAAATTAAAAAGCCTGCAGAAATTATATTTCTGCAGGCTTTTCGAATTAATAATCACCATTTATTTTAATTAAGAACCTACTTTGCTGGCGGCGGAGTCATGGTTTTAGAGGTATCGGTCCCAACAGTATCGGCTGGAACCGTACTGATGGTATCAGCCACAACAGCAGAGCTGTCTGCATAAGTATCATTGGTTTCAGCAGGAACTGTCTCATTTTTTTTACACGAAATGGAAAGCCCTGCAAGCACCAGCAGAATTGCAAACCCAGATTTAAAATTGATTTTCATAACAATATATTTTTTTAGTTTGAAATCCCAAGTTAAAAGAAAACCTGCTTATATTCTTACATAATTTCAGTGTTTTATTACAAAAGTTTATGGTAAAATCTAAAAATCAGCAAGTTTTTTTTTAAATAGACCGCCATTACACTATTACTGAAACCAGCAGCACGGCAATAAAGAATACTATTGAAATGACCATTGCATTTATTATAGCTCCTTTTCTCTTCTGTGATTGCTGTGCACGGTCGATAATGTGCTTTTTATTGCTTTTAAATAGTTTCATTCCGCTGTGATTTTATAATTTTAAAGAAAACGTAAAAATACTGCCCCATGATTTAAAAAGCTTACAGCTTTAAAATCAGGTTTTTCATAATTGGAACATCCTGCATTCCTGTTTTATAAAATAGCCAGCTGGTAAAGAAAGACCTATTTTTTTTGACAGAATGCTTACATAATTAAAAATCAATAAATTAAATCCTTCCGTATGTGCAGAAAAAGATCCTTGTTTCAATGAAAGGCCGCAAATTGAAAACAAAATATTTAATCGGCTCTAAACCTGCTGTTTCTGCAGAGCATCAGAACAAGTGTCACCACAATGCACGAGGCGCTTCCTTCAAATAAAAGGCAAAGGATATAGATGGGAACCGAAGGTTCCGCTCCGAACATAAAGGTCTGGGACAAGGATTCAACGTAATGGTCACCTCCCCGGGCATAACTGTACATCATAAGTGCAGCAAGACTAAGCACTACGCCTATAAACGAAGTAATCATGGCTGATACCGCATTAAAAAGAAAATTATTCTGTCCTTGGGAAAGGTTAATGTTTAAAATCCTGTTTACGCCGTAAAATATAAAAAACACATTCAATAAACGCAGATAAAATACATGGGAGAGATTCAAAAACTCCATGAGTAAAAAGAAAAACGCAACTCCTGCAAAAATGATCAGGCCGCCGCTTAATTCCTTAGGAACAGTGGATGAGTATGTTGTTTTCATAATAATTAAATTTTATTCGTATAAACTTCAAATTTAACACAGCTTTTCCCCGCTGCGTTATAAAATTAAAATACAGCTCTTACAAAATACACAGCACTAAATCACTGATAATCCAATAATTGCACTTGAAATAAATACAATACTAAAATAAAAAAAATGAAAGAATTGCAGTTTTCTGATTTTCTTTGATGCGCATAAAGTTTATAGCACACGTCCGCCGACAAAAAAAGCCCCTCAAAATTCAAGGAGCTTTCTGACAGCCGGCGGGTGCCTGAAATGGTATGCGGTAACTAACTAAATCATTGTACAGAACCTTCAGACGAACCCCGCCGGTCCCCTGTTTTTTTTCTGACTGATTAAATTGCTGTTTACCTTTACCAGTATATAGCAAATTTACCAAAACCTAAGGCAGATCACTTACAGTATATCCTTTTAGAATTACATCTTTTTAAGGCTTAAGCCCATTCTTTTGACAATTTGATTTAATCATTCTCCGGATCTGGCGGCGTACAAATGGTATTTATACGTCCTTTAAAAAAAAAAGCAGCACGCTTTGGCCTTAACGATATAAAACCAAATCATTCTGGCAAAAAAGTACAGGCAAATACGGGCAAAGGGCTGGGCTCCAGAATAGTGAAAACCCTGATCGAAAACAGAAGCCCGGCGGGCTGTAAAAGCAATGCCGGCCTTGTCTGATATATGATTTTGGATTATTTTTGCAGCATGAATTACGAAGATATAAAAAGACATTTTGAAGCGTTTCCTCCTCCCCTTGAGGTGGAATGGAAGCCCTGGGCAAAGATTACAGATACGCAGCTTTTTTTGAAGAGCTGCTACATCGGCATCCGTAATTTCAACGGTCCTGTAGAGAGATGCCCGGCCTGGTGGCATCTCAAGGATTTTTACCTGCACATCAAACGCACCATGCCCAATCAGGGAATTACTGAAAAAGAAACTGCCCCTGAAGAATAAAGCCCTGTCCTGTAAGATCTTGTATGATTAAAAATCCGCAAGCATTCAGATCCCTCATCATTATTTTTATCTTTAGCAGGCTGGAAGTTTTTTTTCCATCTCTTTTCTTAAGCTCTTAAGGTCCCTGTCCAAAA
The sequence above is a segment of the Flavobacterium sp. genome. Coding sequences within it:
- a CDS encoding SAVED domain-containing protein — its product is MKENQTKTKKVKRPPIDPKVKLKLWLKSGGRCQYRGCNEILFEDSLTFKDLNKSYIAHIYGYAPGSARYDAMKSPELETDFSNLMLMCDACHRKIDREEKDEHPAGLLLEMKQEHEQRIEYLTGIDGTFRTRLILYNAKIGKFNPPMDAGAMRRMIVQKNCFPHKETVHLGPDNTVVEDSEGLYWEYESRSLETYFEKKIQPYLNSSAEHFSVFPFAPMPLLVKLGVLLGDKYKVDTYQYHREPQGWQWNDTSDFGDFTLKEPSSKSGTAVLNISFSADISDERILDVFPEQDVSIWKLTIDDPRLDFLKSADILPKLRIAARHALNRIKQEHGHHGELHVFPAMPVSAAVEFGRSWMPKVDLPLVLYDGRDKFLKTIEIKRA
- a CDS encoding restriction endonuclease, producing the protein MKDQKELDWRKYESVTKYIYETLGQEYQIHIEGYGKDCKITGKSGVKHQIDVLTSETDDTGTYWTAIECKYWDKKVTKDTVMKLLAIINDTEIKRGIIVSKSGYTPDAQQFAKYNNILIVQLREAGAKEKKRQETVHFFDLGINIKINIRRPVVTNIAALGLDGKVIELSESQQYIIFIKKAQGTKSNLFDEIMAFKEFLNNQKPFETATRLHEYKTADLHLQDGIHKIKSIAFTGLLTVQDQNQNRIFSIVDKVWLIMEKIFEKQTFIISETGMIAQNIR